The following coding sequences are from one Devosia yakushimensis window:
- a CDS encoding SCO family protein: MNLKTIRIILWAAVAVVAVTTAGGAFLLRQAGTATAATGFGGGTYALVNQRGEPVDQTMFQGHPSALFFGFTHCPEVCPTTMAEMSTWFEALGDDGKNLQAYFVTVDPERDRPEILGDYVSWVSDRITGVTGSQEEIDKIVKAWGVYAAKVPLEGGDYTMDHTASVFLLDSKGEFQGTIAYGEDSNTAIGKLRNLLAKS, translated from the coding sequence ATGAACCTCAAAACCATTCGCATCATCCTCTGGGCCGCCGTTGCTGTCGTGGCCGTCACCACCGCGGGCGGCGCATTTCTCCTGCGCCAGGCCGGCACGGCCACGGCCGCGACCGGCTTTGGCGGGGGCACCTATGCCCTGGTCAACCAGCGCGGCGAGCCGGTAGACCAGACCATGTTCCAGGGCCACCCTTCCGCGCTGTTCTTCGGCTTCACCCATTGTCCCGAAGTGTGCCCCACCACCATGGCTGAAATGTCCACCTGGTTCGAAGCTCTGGGCGATGACGGCAAAAATCTCCAGGCCTATTTCGTCACCGTCGATCCCGAGCGCGATAGGCCCGAAATTCTCGGCGACTATGTCAGCTGGGTGTCCGATCGCATCACCGGCGTCACCGGCAGCCAGGAAGAGATCGACAAGATCGTCAAGGCCTGGGGCGTCTATGCCGCCAAGGTTCCGCTCGAAGGCGGAGATTACACCATGGACCACACCGCTTCGGTCTTCCTGCTCGACAGCAAGGGCGAATTCCAGGGCACCATCGCCTATGGCGAAGACAGCAACACCGCTATCGGCAAACTGCGCAATCTGCTCGCCAAGTCCTGA
- a CDS encoding copper chaperone PCu(A)C, translating to MIRTFFTAALAALLAFSAPAFAHDGTTHLGPINISQPFSRATLPNAPVGGGFMTIENTGAEADRLVSITSPASPDVQIHEMAMQGDVMKMRKLADGLEIGAGETVTLAPGGLHLMFMGITQRFVEGETVPVTLTFEKAGTVELELPVLGAAADAPADHAGH from the coding sequence ATGATCCGAACTTTCTTCACCGCCGCCCTCGCGGCCCTTCTCGCCTTTTCCGCACCCGCCTTTGCCCATGACGGCACCACCCATCTGGGGCCCATCAACATTTCTCAGCCCTTTTCCCGCGCCACCCTGCCCAATGCCCCCGTTGGCGGCGGCTTCATGACCATCGAAAACACCGGCGCCGAAGCCGATCGCCTCGTCTCGATCACCTCGCCCGCTTCGCCCGATGTGCAAATCCACGAAATGGCCATGCAGGGCGACGTGATGAAAATGCGCAAGCTTGCCGATGGCCTCGAAATCGGCGCCGGCGAAACAGTGACGCTCGCTCCCGGCGGTCTCCACCTGATGTTCATGGGCATCACCCAGCGCTTCGTCGAAGGCGAGACCGTGCCGGTCACTTTGACCTTTGAAAAAGCCGGCACGGTCGAACTTGAACTGCCCGTGCTCGGCGCTGCCGCCGACGCACCGGCCGATCACGCTGGTCATTGA
- a CDS encoding LysR family transcriptional regulator, with protein sequence MAPFDSVTARLILLLAETGSIGRAAEREGIATSAVSRRVSDLESRLGVVLFDRSAHGVKLTTAGAAYAEGCRNVLRAIADLDAVMADFGAGLRGSLRLACTSSALTGRLPELLARYAAKHAGIELDIQETSAAKGLLALDEGRADIAIVSDNYDFTRFEIKAFEDDRVWVLAPPDHPLAARIEPRKDIPFEMVLSHPIVGIHHAGSLDRLLGDAARKAGQPFKESVRVESFPALVRMVEAGFGIGFLRSTSLHLLAGTDLICAPLAEPWALRQLLVVRRKSSPLSAAMKSFIALCSETYVPSV encoded by the coding sequence ATGGCACCATTCGATAGCGTCACCGCGCGCCTTATCCTGCTTTTGGCCGAAACCGGTTCCATCGGCCGCGCTGCCGAACGCGAGGGCATAGCCACCTCCGCCGTCAGCCGCCGTGTGTCCGATCTCGAAAGCCGGCTGGGCGTGGTGCTGTTCGATCGCTCCGCCCACGGCGTCAAGCTCACCACTGCCGGCGCCGCCTATGCCGAGGGCTGCCGCAATGTGCTGCGCGCCATTGCCGATCTCGATGCGGTCATGGCCGATTTCGGTGCCGGCCTGCGCGGCAGCCTCCGCCTGGCCTGCACCAGCTCGGCCCTGACCGGCCGGCTGCCCGAATTGCTGGCGCGCTATGCGGCAAAACATGCTGGCATCGAGCTCGACATCCAGGAAACCAGCGCCGCCAAGGGCCTCCTCGCGCTGGACGAGGGCAGGGCCGATATCGCCATCGTTTCCGACAATTACGATTTCACGCGCTTCGAGATCAAAGCCTTCGAGGACGATCGCGTCTGGGTGCTGGCCCCGCCCGATCACCCCCTGGCCGCAAGGATCGAGCCGCGCAAGGATATTCCCTTCGAAATGGTGCTGAGCCACCCCATCGTCGGCATCCATCATGCCGGCTCGCTCGATCGCCTCCTGGGCGATGCCGCCCGCAAGGCCGGCCAGCCCTTTAAGGAAAGTGTCCGCGTCGAGAGCTTCCCCGCTCTCGTCCGCATGGTGGAAGCCGGCTTCGGCATCGGCTTCCTGCGCTCCACGAGCCTTCATCTCCTGGCCGGCACCGACCTCATCTGCGCCCCCCTGGCCGAGCCCTGGGCGCTGCGCCAATTGCTCGTCGTCCGCCGCAAATCGAGCCCCCTCTCGGCCGCCATGAAAAGCTTCATCGCTCTGTGCAGCGAAACTTACGTGCCTTCCGTTTAG
- a CDS encoding TSUP family transporter, with the protein MSLLVGVAMLVAVFGTSMISGIFGMAGGLILLGIFLLILPVGTAIAVQGIIQLIANGSRAFFSRAYIDWRVLGIMTLGLLTAAAILFIVRYTPDLATVCITIGLLPILLWIPQSWLALDASKPHHAFICGFLGGGINLAVGVAGPTIDMFFIRTPMDRRTIIATKAAAQVVNHAGKIIFYWNATMVLAPAEWAAVALAAPFAIMGTSAGHWVLQRLTDANFKRWTRLIVTAIGTFYLVRGILLVI; encoded by the coding sequence ATGAGTCTTCTTGTTGGCGTCGCCATGCTGGTGGCGGTGTTCGGAACATCGATGATATCGGGCATTTTCGGCATGGCGGGCGGGCTGATCCTGCTCGGCATTTTCCTGCTGATCCTGCCGGTGGGCACGGCCATTGCCGTCCAGGGCATCATCCAGCTCATCGCCAATGGCTCGCGCGCCTTTTTCTCCCGCGCCTATATCGATTGGCGCGTGCTGGGGATCATGACCCTGGGCCTGCTGACCGCTGCCGCCATCCTCTTCATCGTTCGCTACACGCCCGACCTCGCCACGGTCTGCATCACCATCGGCCTGCTGCCGATCCTGCTCTGGATTCCCCAATCCTGGCTGGCGCTCGATGCATCCAAGCCCCACCACGCCTTTATCTGCGGTTTTCTCGGTGGCGGCATCAATCTCGCCGTTGGCGTCGCCGGCCCCACCATCGATATGTTCTTCATCCGCACGCCGATGGACCGGCGCACCATCATCGCCACCAAGGCCGCCGCCCAGGTGGTCAATCACGCCGGCAAGATCATTTTCTACTGGAACGCCACCATGGTGCTGGCCCCAGCCGAATGGGCCGCTGTCGCCCTCGCTGCGCCTTTCGCCATCATGGGCACCAGCGCCGGCCATTGGGTGCTGCAGCGCCTCACTGATGCCAATTTCAAGCGCTGGACCCGCCTCATCGTCACCGCTATCGGGACTTTCTATCTCGTGCGCGGCATCTTGCTCGTGATCTAG
- a CDS encoding ABC transporter ATP-binding protein: protein MSVMDEEREVAAFPGQRPPRASVGSHRIEEEVFGTAYDPKTVRRIWAFVRPYRTRIYLSVAAVLVFTMTQLAIPLIIGWAIDSGMTQGGSVANLGWAVFAFAIAVLFNFGASYVQETEVGQVAENVLFDMRRAMFAQLQRVSLSFMDKTEVGRLMSRLQGDVNSMQEFLETSVISVGDMVLLVGIVVVLLTLDFRLGLLTLSTMPILFIVRIFWLPPAKRAFWAAHETNSVTNGAMAEGINGVRTVQNLDRQKVNFDLYDDKAYANLLTQLTGSKFAQVMVPIVDSLTGIAMAVVVVVGGSLVLNGGLEIGVIVAFLFYIQRFFDPIRSLTMQYSIMQRAMTSGRRITEVLDVPVSIADKPDAVTLTRDMDGSVEFRDVVFGYNPERPVLRNVSFKVNPGETVALVGPTGSGKTSAMSLVHRFYEVQSGAVLVGGNDVRDVTQESLGEQVAMVLQEPFLFTGTVFDNIRYNKASATREDVMAAAKAVGAHDFISQMPGGYDATLEQRGSNLSLGQRQLLSFARALVADAKILVLDEATANIDSYTERQIQKALLTLLKGRTGMVIAHRLATIRGADRIIVLQNGELIETGNHDELMAQNGLYAKLYNMNYASFDDIPDDLVAKANAKAAST, encoded by the coding sequence ATGAGCGTGATGGACGAAGAACGCGAAGTCGCCGCTTTCCCTGGCCAGCGCCCCCCACGCGCCAGCGTCGGCAGCCATCGCATCGAAGAAGAAGTCTTCGGCACCGCCTATGATCCCAAGACGGTGCGCCGCATCTGGGCCTTTGTGCGCCCCTATCGCACCCGCATCTACCTCTCGGTCGCCGCCGTGCTGGTCTTCACCATGACCCAGCTGGCCATTCCGCTGATCATCGGCTGGGCCATCGATAGCGGCATGACCCAGGGCGGGAGCGTCGCCAATCTGGGCTGGGCAGTCTTTGCCTTTGCCATTGCCGTGCTGTTCAATTTCGGCGCCTCCTATGTGCAGGAAACCGAAGTCGGCCAGGTCGCCGAAAACGTGCTGTTCGACATGCGCCGCGCCATGTTCGCCCAGCTCCAGCGCGTCTCGCTCAGCTTCATGGACAAGACCGAAGTCGGGCGCCTCATGAGTCGGCTGCAGGGCGACGTCAATTCCATGCAGGAATTCCTCGAAACTTCGGTGATTTCGGTGGGCGACATGGTGCTGTTGGTCGGCATCGTGGTCGTCCTGCTCACCCTCGATTTCCGCCTGGGCCTGCTCACGCTCTCCACCATGCCGATCCTGTTCATCGTGCGCATCTTCTGGCTGCCCCCGGCCAAGCGCGCTTTCTGGGCGGCGCACGAAACCAATTCGGTCACCAATGGCGCCATGGCCGAAGGCATTAATGGCGTGCGCACCGTGCAGAATCTGGATCGCCAGAAGGTCAATTTCGACCTCTATGACGACAAGGCCTATGCCAACCTGCTCACCCAGCTTACCGGCTCCAAATTCGCCCAGGTCATGGTGCCCATCGTCGACAGCCTCACCGGCATTGCCATGGCCGTGGTCGTGGTGGTTGGCGGCTCGCTGGTGCTCAATGGCGGGCTCGAAATCGGCGTCATCGTCGCGTTCCTGTTCTATATCCAGCGCTTCTTCGACCCTATCCGCTCGCTCACCATGCAATATTCGATCATGCAGCGCGCCATGACCTCGGGCCGCCGCATTACCGAAGTGCTCGATGTGCCCGTGTCGATCGCCGACAAGCCCGATGCCGTTACCCTCACCCGCGACATGGATGGCTCGGTCGAATTCCGTGATGTGGTATTCGGGTACAATCCCGAGCGCCCCGTGCTGCGCAATGTCAGCTTCAAGGTCAATCCGGGCGAAACCGTCGCCCTGGTCGGGCCCACCGGCTCGGGCAAGACCAGCGCCATGTCCCTGGTCCACCGCTTCTATGAGGTGCAGTCCGGCGCCGTTCTGGTCGGTGGCAATGATGTGCGCGACGTCACCCAGGAATCTCTGGGCGAACAGGTCGCCATGGTGCTCCAGGAGCCCTTCCTGTTCACCGGCACCGTGTTCGACAATATCCGCTACAACAAGGCGAGTGCCACCCGCGAAGACGTCATGGCCGCGGCCAAGGCGGTGGGCGCGCATGACTTCATCAGCCAGATGCCCGGCGGCTACGACGCCACGCTCGAACAGCGCGGCTCCAATCTCTCGCTGGGCCAGCGCCAGTTGCTGAGCTTCGCCCGAGCGCTGGTGGCCGATGCCAAAATCCTCGTGCTCGACGAAGCGACCGCCAATATCGATAGCTATACCGAGCGGCAGATTCAGAAAGCCCTGCTGACCCTGCTCAAAGGCCGCACCGGCATGGTCATCGCCCACCGTCTCGCCACCATCCGCGGCGCGGACCGCATCATCGTGCTGCAAAATGGCGAACTGATCGAAACCGGCAACCATGATGAGCTGATGGCCCAGAACGGGCTCTACGCCAAGCTCTACAACATGAACTATGCCAGCTTCGACGACATCCCCGACGACCTGGTCGCCAAGGCCAACGCCAAGGCAGCAAGCACCTGA
- a CDS encoding ABC transporter ATP-binding protein, with amino-acid sequence MTTNKAGRVRSRGDARAHVAAAHAGKGEGTLLRIAKFSFRHPWQAAAAIGATMVASALQLMIPRLLGHAVDQAQGILGVGAEEAQQALMWSAILLLAVSVARGIFTLLQNYYSESVGHYVGYELRLAFYEKIQRLSYSYHDKVHTGDLITIGLLDLDGVRMFFSTGMVRVVLLSVLIGVGAYMLLTTDILLGLLSLSFVPFVAWRSSVAQLTLRNTWLILQQKLSGLTRVMEENLGGIRVVRAFSGQKFELAKFDTASEEALALAHERVGVRVRNTSAMTASFFTAMGLVLWFGGSKVISGEMSVGTLASFLTFMTILQMPVRQLGLMVNSFARAYTCGDRFFSFIDEPLEIDDKPGATELKVTNGTLKFDDVHFTYAGATHATLDGVSFEAKAGDTIGIVGAPGSGKSTLAHLIPRFYDLTSGKITIDGQDVSEVTLQSLRRAVAVVQQDSFLFTTTIENNIAYGDPWAKETKIERAAESAQLHNYIMGLPTDYDTVVGERGVSLSGGQRQRLAIARSLVLKPAVMVFDDSTAAIDAGTEHRIRSAIRRYASNRVTLIISHRLSSLLHADTILFLENGKIVERGSHEELLAKGGRYRALYDLQTRPTEDVEIGSAAQ; translated from the coding sequence TTGACCACCAATAAGGCTGGCCGCGTCCGATCACGCGGCGATGCACGGGCCCATGTGGCCGCCGCTCACGCTGGCAAGGGTGAGGGCACGCTGCTGCGGATTGCCAAATTCTCCTTCCGTCATCCCTGGCAGGCGGCAGCCGCAATTGGCGCGACAATGGTGGCTTCGGCCCTGCAGCTGATGATCCCGCGCCTGCTGGGTCATGCGGTCGATCAGGCGCAGGGTATTCTGGGCGTGGGCGCCGAGGAAGCCCAGCAAGCTTTGATGTGGAGTGCCATCCTGCTGCTCGCCGTTTCGGTGGCGCGCGGCATCTTCACCCTGCTGCAGAACTATTATTCGGAATCGGTCGGCCATTATGTCGGCTACGAGCTGCGCCTGGCCTTCTACGAGAAGATCCAGCGCCTGAGCTATTCCTACCACGACAAGGTCCATACCGGCGATCTCATCACCATCGGCCTGCTCGATCTGGATGGCGTGCGCATGTTCTTCTCCACCGGCATGGTGCGTGTCGTGCTGCTCTCGGTGCTGATCGGCGTCGGCGCCTATATGCTGCTCACCACCGATATCCTTCTGGGCCTATTGAGCCTGAGCTTTGTGCCCTTCGTTGCCTGGCGCTCCTCGGTGGCCCAGCTCACCTTGCGCAATACCTGGCTTATCCTGCAGCAGAAGCTCTCCGGCCTCACCCGGGTCATGGAAGAAAATCTCGGCGGCATCCGCGTCGTTCGCGCGTTCTCCGGCCAGAAATTCGAGCTCGCCAAGTTCGACACCGCCTCCGAGGAAGCGCTGGCACTGGCCCATGAACGCGTCGGCGTGCGCGTGCGCAATACCTCCGCCATGACCGCTTCCTTCTTCACCGCCATGGGCCTGGTGCTCTGGTTCGGCGGCAGCAAGGTCATATCGGGCGAGATGAGCGTGGGTACGCTCGCCTCCTTCCTCACCTTCATGACCATCCTGCAGATGCCGGTGCGCCAGCTCGGCCTCATGGTCAATTCCTTTGCCCGCGCCTATACCTGCGGCGACCGCTTCTTCTCCTTCATCGATGAACCGCTTGAGATCGATGACAAGCCCGGCGCCACCGAACTCAAGGTCACCAATGGCACGCTCAAATTCGATGACGTGCACTTCACCTATGCCGGCGCCACCCATGCCACGCTCGATGGCGTGAGTTTCGAGGCCAAGGCGGGCGACACCATTGGCATTGTCGGCGCGCCGGGCAGCGGCAAGTCGACGCTCGCCCACCTCATTCCGCGCTTCTATGATCTGACCTCGGGCAAGATCACCATTGATGGGCAGGATGTCAGCGAAGTGACGCTGCAATCGCTGCGCCGCGCCGTGGCCGTGGTGCAGCAGGATAGCTTCCTCTTCACCACCACCATCGAAAACAACATTGCCTATGGCGATCCTTGGGCCAAGGAAACCAAGATCGAACGGGCCGCCGAAAGCGCCCAATTGCACAATTACATCATGGGCCTGCCCACCGATTACGATACCGTGGTGGGTGAACGCGGCGTCTCGCTGTCGGGCGGCCAGCGCCAGCGCCTCGCCATTGCGCGCAGCCTGGTGCTCAAGCCCGCCGTCATGGTGTTCGACGATTCCACCGCTGCCATCGATGCCGGCACCGAGCATCGCATCCGCAGCGCCATTCGCCGCTATGCCAGCAATCGGGTCACCCTGATCATCTCGCACCGCCTCTCTTCGCTGCTTCATGCCGATACCATTCTCTTCCTTGAGAATGGCAAGATCGTCGAACGCGGCAGCCACGAGGAATTGCTGGCCAAGGGCGGCCGCTATCGCGCGCTCTACGACCTGCAGACCCGCCCCACAGAAGACGTCGAAATCGGGAGCGCCGCCCAATGA
- a CDS encoding DUF1624 domain-containing protein codes for MTTSAPPARPRFVIVDIARGVAIIAMIAYHLCWDLSYFRFIAADVGYDPQWVAIARTILSAFLFLVGVGLVLGHGRAIRWRAFWKRWLFVAAGAAIITIATFFAFPQSFVYFGVLHAIALFSLMALPFLRAPLWLVALVAAIIIGAHFAYADPLFNAKTWSVLGFWTVPPPANDLVPIFPWFGVVLLGVIVTRLVLASPLADRLAAIQPENRLATTLAGAGRWSLLIYLLHQPLLLAVLYPLAALTHPEIAMRSADFLKSCQQTCTTGGTSAPLCVTYCQCGLEGVEKDDLWNAIYTGQVTAAEQAQLDANNRQCSTLIYPELNLPQ; via the coding sequence ATGACCACCTCCGCCCCTCCGGCCCGCCCGCGTTTCGTCATTGTCGACATTGCCCGCGGCGTCGCGATCATTGCCATGATCGCCTATCACCTGTGCTGGGATCTGAGCTATTTCCGCTTCATCGCTGCCGATGTGGGCTATGACCCGCAATGGGTGGCGATCGCCCGCACCATTCTCTCGGCCTTCCTGTTCCTCGTCGGCGTCGGGCTGGTGCTCGGCCATGGCCGCGCCATTCGCTGGCGTGCCTTCTGGAAGCGCTGGCTCTTCGTCGCCGCCGGCGCCGCCATCATCACCATCGCCACCTTCTTCGCTTTCCCGCAGAGCTTTGTCTATTTCGGCGTGTTGCACGCCATAGCCCTGTTCAGCCTGATGGCGCTGCCTTTCCTGCGCGCCCCGCTCTGGCTGGTGGCCCTCGTCGCCGCCATCATTATCGGCGCTCACTTCGCCTATGCCGATCCCCTGTTCAACGCCAAGACCTGGTCGGTACTCGGCTTCTGGACCGTGCCGCCGCCAGCCAACGATCTGGTGCCGATCTTCCCCTGGTTCGGCGTCGTCCTGCTCGGTGTCATAGTCACCCGGCTCGTCCTGGCCTCCCCGCTCGCCGACAGGCTCGCTGCCATCCAGCCTGAAAACCGCCTCGCCACCACGCTGGCCGGGGCAGGGCGCTGGAGCCTGCTCATCTATCTGCTGCACCAGCCGCTGCTGCTCGCCGTGCTCTATCCGCTGGCCGCGCTGACCCATCCCGAAATCGCCATGCGCAGTGCCGATTTCCTCAAATCCTGCCAGCAGACCTGCACCACCGGCGGCACCAGCGCGCCGCTCTGCGTCACCTATTGCCAATGCGGCCTCGAAGGCGTCGAAAAAGACGATTTGTGGAACGCCATCTATACCGGTCAGGTCACGGCCGCCGAGCAGGCCCAGCTCGACGCCAACAACCGGCAATGCTCCACTTTGATCTATCCCGAGCTCAATCTGCCGCAATGA
- a CDS encoding GNAT family N-acetyltransferase yields the protein MRSRAIAPMQRSDVPEVAALFQRVFRKGGVPSPQFCAYFEESFFGSPLHSEAEGGLVHRDAGGAIDSALLVIPMQVRVNGQLVTGRLMSNYMTDPKKRTRGGADMVLTIRARNQAFCFSDSANPVSADHWKAVGGHVLPIQGLDWRHVLRPGAWFANRAAAKLPPLLARFAGILAKPLDAALRRLIPSLVPPPDGEGTAISRDDFIAAAPGLVERFAVHPVWGAPELGWMLDMAALNTIDGPLTLRQVRDENGKLAGCSVFYARPGGVARMLNILARPGQEGAVVADLLAHADAIGCVGVQGMAQPFLMEALCRRKGVSFVPRGFYCISTRDPAIVDAARRGDVYLGGLLGEDWSRLVTDFHD from the coding sequence ATGCGGTCTCGCGCTATCGCGCCAATGCAGCGCAGCGACGTGCCGGAAGTCGCGGCCCTGTTCCAGCGCGTTTTCCGCAAGGGCGGTGTGCCCAGCCCGCAATTCTGCGCCTATTTCGAAGAGAGCTTTTTCGGTTCGCCCCTGCATAGCGAGGCCGAAGGTGGCCTTGTCCATCGCGACGCCGGTGGCGCCATCGACAGCGCGCTCCTGGTCATTCCCATGCAGGTGCGCGTCAATGGCCAGCTCGTTACCGGCCGGCTGATGAGCAATTACATGACCGATCCGAAAAAGCGCACGCGCGGCGGCGCCGATATGGTGTTGACCATCCGCGCCCGCAATCAGGCCTTCTGCTTTTCCGATAGCGCCAATCCGGTCAGTGCCGACCACTGGAAAGCGGTGGGCGGCCATGTCCTGCCCATCCAAGGCCTCGACTGGCGCCATGTCCTGCGCCCTGGCGCCTGGTTCGCCAACCGCGCCGCTGCCAAACTGCCGCCATTGCTGGCGCGCTTCGCCGGCATTCTCGCCAAACCGCTCGACGCCGCGCTCCGCCGTCTCATCCCCAGCCTCGTGCCGCCGCCGGACGGGGAGGGGACAGCCATCTCGCGCGACGATTTCATCGCCGCCGCACCAGGCCTCGTCGAACGCTTCGCCGTTCACCCCGTCTGGGGCGCCCCCGAATTGGGCTGGATGCTGGACATGGCCGCCCTCAACACGATCGATGGTCCGCTAACCCTGCGCCAGGTGCGCGACGAAAACGGCAAGCTGGCCGGCTGCAGCGTCTTTTATGCCCGCCCCGGTGGCGTGGCGCGCATGCTCAATATTCTGGCGCGCCCGGGGCAGGAGGGGGCGGTCGTCGCCGACCTGCTGGCCCATGCCGATGCCATCGGCTGCGTTGGCGTGCAAGGCATGGCGCAACCCTTCCTCATGGAGGCCTTGTGCCGCCGTAAGGGCGTGAGCTTTGTGCCGCGCGGCTTTTACTGCATCTCCACCCGCGATCCCGCCATCGTCGACGCCGCCCGGCGTGGCGACGTCTATCTCGGCGGCCTGCTCGGGGAAGACTGGAGCCGGCTGGTCACCGACTTTCACGATTGA
- a CDS encoding polysaccharide deacetylase family protein, which yields MIDWSDPLAGASRRLARAVPFRPFWLALERPVVSFSFDDFPLSAAEHAAPLLEANGARGTFYFAHRLAGGFENGQFIAGHGVAANLAANRHELGGHTSDHLNVQRVAPDHLIADVAANASAIAALSGLAPTSFAYPFGVVSLNAKRLLASRFAGLRGIQPGINRGWIDLAHLRAQELYDSSSDLAGIAHLLDRLQQKGGWLIFYTHDVRPDPSAIGCSPARFAAVLDLVRRRDLSIETVAATLRRIGAAGAA from the coding sequence ATGATCGATTGGTCCGATCCTCTTGCCGGTGCATCGCGCCGGCTGGCCCGCGCCGTGCCTTTCCGCCCCTTCTGGCTGGCGCTCGAGCGGCCTGTCGTGTCCTTCAGTTTCGACGATTTCCCCCTCTCGGCCGCCGAGCATGCCGCGCCTCTGCTCGAGGCCAACGGGGCGCGCGGCACCTTCTATTTTGCCCATCGCCTGGCAGGTGGTTTTGAAAATGGCCAGTTCATCGCTGGACATGGTGTGGCCGCAAACTTGGCGGCAAATCGCCATGAACTTGGTGGACACACCAGCGATCACCTCAATGTCCAGCGCGTCGCGCCGGATCACCTTATTGCCGATGTCGCTGCCAATGCATCGGCAATCGCGGCGCTGAGCGGGCTGGCGCCGACCTCCTTCGCCTACCCGTTCGGCGTCGTGTCGCTTAACGCAAAGCGGTTATTGGCCTCCCGATTCGCCGGCCTGCGCGGCATTCAGCCCGGCATCAATCGCGGCTGGATCGATCTGGCTCATTTGCGGGCGCAGGAACTCTATGATTCGTCCTCCGATCTTGCCGGCATCGCCCACCTGCTCGACCGGCTGCAGCAAAAGGGCGGCTGGCTCATTTTTTACACTCACGATGTCCGCCCCGATCCCAGCGCCATCGGCTGCTCGCCCGCCCGCTTCGCCGCCGTACTCGATTTGGTGCGCCGCCGCGATCTCTCAATTGAAACGGTTGCGGCCACGCTGCGCCGCATCGGCGCGGCGGGAGCAGCCTGA
- a CDS encoding glycosyltransferase — protein sequence MLGVDAIAGDKPVVMLIRALDGGGAQRDAIELANGLHGAGWPVTIATLDGAGPLGARIAPGIPVFDLGQGRKLRMARAVPALVAMMKTLRPAAVIASEAAGNCLLAFAATRLDRAKRPKIILREVAAPLAARHADPYWQNRLAYRLAPRLYPLADRVVSPGAAVRDELIARFGVSPAHAVSLGTNAVLSAARLQELAAPASRASDLIMAIGRLSPEKDFATLIKAFAMVRRTRRLRLHILGEGSERPALERLVGKLSLHDCVDLPGFVADPLSRLQGARLFVSSSRHEGFGNAIVEALACGTPVVATDAPHGPREILGSGHPLVPVGDPSLLAEAILEALDRPVDRQMLRHRAADFTTERTVEAFAAMLLALGLGADIPHPHEKTS from the coding sequence GTGTTGGGCGTAGACGCAATTGCCGGTGACAAGCCGGTTGTCATGCTCATCCGGGCCCTGGACGGGGGCGGCGCGCAGCGCGATGCCATCGAATTGGCCAATGGCCTGCATGGTGCCGGCTGGCCGGTGACGATCGCCACTCTGGATGGCGCCGGGCCCCTGGGCGCGCGTATCGCGCCGGGCATACCGGTGTTCGATTTGGGGCAGGGGCGTAAATTGCGCATGGCGCGGGCGGTCCCCGCGCTGGTGGCCATGATGAAGACTTTGCGGCCCGCGGCGGTCATCGCTTCCGAGGCGGCCGGCAATTGTCTGCTGGCCTTCGCGGCGACCCGGCTCGATCGGGCAAAGCGGCCCAAAATCATCCTGCGCGAAGTGGCCGCGCCGCTCGCTGCCCGCCACGCCGATCCCTATTGGCAAAACCGGCTGGCCTATCGGCTGGCGCCGCGCCTCTACCCGCTCGCCGACCGCGTGGTGAGCCCCGGCGCTGCCGTGCGCGACGAGCTGATTGCCCGTTTCGGCGTATCGCCTGCCCACGCGGTCAGCCTGGGCACCAATGCTGTGCTCAGCGCGGCCCGGCTGCAAGAGCTTGCGGCGCCCGCGTCCCGTGCCAGCGATCTCATCATGGCCATTGGGCGTCTCTCTCCGGAAAAGGATTTTGCCACCCTGATCAAGGCTTTTGCCATGGTTCGCCGCACGCGGCGCCTGCGGCTGCACATTCTGGGTGAGGGAAGCGAACGGCCCGCGCTCGAACGGCTGGTCGGAAAACTCTCCCTGCATGATTGCGTCGATCTGCCCGGTTTCGTGGCCGATCCGCTGTCGCGTCTGCAAGGCGCGCGGCTCTTCGTGTCCTCTTCCCGCCACGAAGGGTTCGGCAATGCCATTGTCGAGGCGCTGGCCTGCGGCACGCCGGTCGTCGCCACCGATGCGCCCCATGGCCCGCGCGAAATTCTTGGGTCGGGTCATCCCCTGGTGCCGGTTGGCGATCCCAGCCTATTGGCCGAGGCTATTCTTGAAGCGCTGGACCGGCCGGTCGACCGGCAGATGCTGCGCCACCGCGCCGCCGATTTCACCACCGAACGCACGGTCGAGGCCTTTGCCGCCATGCTGCTCGCCCTGGGGCTCGGCGCCGATATCCCCCATCCGCACGAGAAAACGTCATGA